A region of Williamwhitmania taraxaci DNA encodes the following proteins:
- a CDS encoding pyridoxine 5'-phosphate synthase encodes MTKLSVNINKIATIRNARGGNTPNLVETAINCERFGAQGITVHPRPDERHIRYADVYDLKKVVKTEFNIEGYPSESFIKLVLDVVPEQVTLVPDPPEAITSSAGWDTEKNQVFLKEVIAKFHAKNIRVSIFVNPDENMVRHAATTGTDRVELYTEPYASNYETDKETAIEPFIAAAKVAMECGIGLNAGHDLSLVNLEFFKKNIPGLLEVSIGHALISDALYYGLENTIQLYLRKIKS; translated from the coding sequence ATGACAAAGCTTAGTGTAAATATAAACAAAATTGCAACAATCCGCAACGCACGGGGTGGCAACACACCTAATTTGGTTGAAACAGCCATCAATTGTGAGCGTTTTGGAGCGCAAGGAATAACAGTTCACCCACGCCCCGATGAGCGCCATATCCGCTACGCGGATGTGTATGATCTAAAGAAGGTGGTAAAGACCGAGTTCAACATCGAAGGATATCCTTCAGAATCATTTATCAAGTTAGTATTGGATGTTGTCCCTGAACAAGTGACACTAGTTCCGGACCCACCTGAGGCCATAACCTCCAGTGCCGGATGGGACACGGAGAAAAACCAAGTGTTTTTAAAAGAGGTAATTGCAAAGTTTCACGCTAAAAACATTCGTGTTTCCATTTTCGTAAATCCAGACGAAAACATGGTTAGACATGCAGCCACTACTGGCACCGACCGAGTAGAACTCTACACCGAACCATACGCATCAAACTATGAAACAGATAAGGAAACAGCCATTGAACCTTTCATTGCAGCCGCAAAAGTTGCCATGGAGTGCGGCATTGGCCTAAACGCAGGTCACGACTTAAGCTTAGTAAACTTAGAATTCTTCAAAAAGAATATTCCCGGATTACTTGAGGTATCCATTGGCCACGCGCTAATTTCGGATGCACTTTACTATGGACTAGAAAATACAATTCAACTTTACCTACGAAAAATCAAAAGTTAG
- a CDS encoding CBS domain-containing protein, which yields MLAKDLISDVIPALRTSDTGTKALGWMDVFKVAHLPIVNNEDFLGVISESDIYDMNMPDEPLGNHPLSLLRPYVLEDQHVFEVMDVMSRLQLSLIPVLNASKHYIGVIALPDLLHYFADLSALKNPGGIVVLDLNANDYSLAHIAQIVEGNSAKILSSYITAYKDSTKIELTLKLNVVDLTSILQTFERYEYVVVGSHMKVDEMDDLYEDRFDLLMRYLNV from the coding sequence ATGCTGGCTAAGGATTTAATTTCTGACGTGATTCCCGCACTTCGCACCTCCGATACAGGCACAAAGGCGCTTGGATGGATGGATGTTTTTAAGGTGGCTCACCTGCCTATTGTGAATAACGAAGATTTTCTCGGAGTTATTAGTGAGAGCGATATTTACGATATGAACATGCCCGATGAACCACTGGGAAATCATCCTCTCTCGCTCTTGAGGCCATATGTATTAGAAGATCAGCATGTTTTTGAGGTAATGGATGTTATGTCTCGACTTCAATTGTCCCTAATTCCAGTTTTGAATGCCAGTAAGCATTACATCGGAGTCATTGCGCTACCCGATCTTCTGCACTATTTTGCCGATCTTTCGGCTTTGAAAAATCCCGGAGGTATTGTAGTGCTTGATCTCAACGCAAATGATTATTCTTTAGCGCACATTGCCCAAATTGTGGAAGGGAATAGTGCCAAAATTTTGTCTAGTTACATTACTGCATATAAAGATTCCACGAAAATTGAGCTTACTTTGAAGTTGAATGTGGTTGATTTGACCTCCATTCTACAAACTTTTGAGCGGTACGAATACGTTGTGGTTGGTTCGCATATGAAAGTGGACGAAATGGATGATTTATATGAAGACCGGTTTGATCTTCTAATGCGCTACTTAAATGTATGA